In Armatimonadota bacterium, a single genomic region encodes these proteins:
- the dnaX gene encoding DNA polymerase III subunit gamma/tau, which produces MAYISLYRKYRAQTFDQVMGQGHIVTTLQNAVRQNKFSHAYLLCGPRGTGKTTTARLIAKALNCENGPTPEPCDECHFCVQIRQGSCMDVVEMDAASETSIDDVRGAIVENAKYAPMEARYKVYIIDEAHDLSAKAFDALLKTIEEPPPHVVFILATTEFNKVPITIRSRCQRFDFHRGSVADIVKRMEFVLQSEGIEYEAPALLAIARLADGSWRDALTALEQAIAYSSDKVSVDTVYDALGIVEEDALRELVDRLIEGDQAGILAQVHEQSRRGREARIIAESLLNRIRSLMHAQLNVETAAQQYETPVWAALVEQARRVGTARLLAWWQKLSQAISDMRVAGAPRIVLELALLSIADQPVQVAPAVAQAPTPARKPAGTYEEAWGAFLNEARQEKPRAAAQLAAARIEQKGESDFTIYAGNARAVEYFCKPEIKSWITERFSAALGRQAAIEIVQDSAEAVVEPRKEEVAEETLEGDRLVKAITTTFEGYEVRKPSGEAGR; this is translated from the coding sequence ATGGCCTACATCAGCCTCTATCGAAAATACCGCGCCCAGACGTTCGACCAAGTCATGGGCCAGGGTCACATTGTTACAACCCTTCAAAATGCCGTGCGTCAGAATAAGTTTAGCCATGCCTATCTGCTGTGCGGACCGCGCGGCACGGGCAAAACGACCACCGCGCGGCTGATCGCCAAAGCGCTCAATTGCGAGAACGGCCCGACCCCCGAACCCTGCGACGAGTGCCATTTTTGCGTTCAGATTCGACAAGGTTCCTGCATGGACGTGGTCGAGATGGACGCGGCGAGCGAGACCAGCATCGACGATGTGCGCGGCGCGATCGTGGAGAACGCCAAGTACGCGCCAATGGAAGCGCGCTACAAGGTTTATATCATCGACGAAGCGCATGATCTGAGCGCAAAGGCGTTCGACGCGCTGTTAAAGACGATCGAAGAGCCTCCGCCTCATGTGGTGTTTATCTTAGCGACCACCGAGTTCAACAAGGTGCCGATCACTATCCGGTCGCGCTGTCAGCGGTTCGATTTTCATCGGGGTTCGGTGGCCGACATCGTTAAGCGAATGGAGTTTGTGCTACAGAGCGAGGGAATCGAGTACGAGGCTCCGGCGTTGCTGGCCATTGCGCGATTGGCAGACGGCTCGTGGCGCGACGCGCTGACGGCTTTGGAACAGGCGATCGCCTATTCGTCCGACAAAGTGAGCGTCGATACGGTGTACGACGCATTGGGCATCGTGGAAGAGGACGCTCTGCGAGAGTTGGTCGATCGGCTGATCGAAGGGGATCAAGCGGGGATACTGGCACAGGTGCACGAGCAGTCGCGGAGAGGGCGGGAGGCCCGGATCATAGCCGAGTCGCTGCTAAACCGAATCAGGTCGTTGATGCATGCGCAGTTGAACGTCGAGACGGCCGCCCAGCAGTACGAGACGCCGGTTTGGGCAGCCTTAGTGGAGCAGGCGAGGCGGGTGGGCACGGCGCGATTGTTGGCCTGGTGGCAAAAACTGAGCCAGGCGATATCCGACATGCGGGTTGCGGGCGCTCCGAGAATCGTGTTGGAGCTGGCGCTGCTCTCTATCGCCGATCAGCCTGTGCAGGTCGCTCCGGCCGTGGCGCAGGCGCCAACGCCTGCAAGGAAGCCTGCAGGCACGTACGAGGAGGCTTGGGGAGCCTTTTTGAACGAAGCCAGGCAGGAGAAACCGAGAGCAGCTGCACAATTGGCGGCGGCGAGAATAGAGCAGAAGGGCGAGAGCGACTTTACGATCTATGCAGGGAATGCCCGTGCGGTCGAGTACTTTTGCAAGCCAGAGATCAAGAGCTGGATAACAGAGCGGTTTTCGGCGGCGCTGGGTCGTCAGGCGGCGATCGAGATCGTTCAGGATTCGGCCGAGGCTGTCGTCGAACCGCGCAAGGAAGAGGTGGCGGAAGAAACGTTAGAGGGCGATCGATTGGTCAAAGCCATTACAACGACTTTCGAAGGCTACGAAGTGCGAAAGCCGAGCGGGGAGGCTGGTCGATGA